In Apodemus sylvaticus chromosome 7, mApoSyl1.1, whole genome shotgun sequence, the sequence GATGTAGGAAGTAATAATGATCATAAATGGGGCACAGACATTCAGTGTGCCAAAAAACAGAATCAGCATTTCATTGATATAGGTATTAGAGCATGCAAGCTCCAAGAGGGGAAGAAAATCACAGAAATAGTGATTGATCACATCTAATTTGCAGAAATGAATCCTAAACATGAAGCCTATGTTTACTGATGCACAGAACACAGCAAACATATATACCCCTGAAATCAGAGAACAGTAAATCTGATAGGACATGGTTGCATTGTAAAGCAATGGGTTTAAAATTGCAACATAGCGGTCATATGCCATTGCAGCTAATGTGTAACTCTCTGCAGTTCCAAAAATGATGACAAAGTAGAGCTGTGTTAAGCATTCAGAGTAGGTGATGAGGTTCTTCTCTGTCAGAAAGCTCACCAGCAGTTTAGGGGTGACAACTGTCGATTGACAAAAGTCAATGAAGGACAGACTGctgaggaaaaagtacatgggtgtgtgtagGTTGGAACTGAGTCCAATCACTATAATCATGCCCAGAATCCCTCCCACGGTGAACAGATAGATTCCTGTGAAGAGAACAAATAGGGGTAGCTGGAGTTCTGGCTTCTCTGAGAGCCCAGCCAAGAAGAACACTGTCACTGTGCAGTGGTTACCTGCTGTCATGTCTTCCATTCTTATCCTGCAGGAGTAAAACAATCATAGGCCTGTTAGACTAAATTCATTATTCTTATCCAAGTAAACAACATACCTGTATAAAGTATTTCTCCTTTAGGACACCTTTGTCGTGTATGCAATTGCCTTAACTAGAACATTTTAGTTGAAAAAATTATCTCTTACTGTTTTTAAAGgtatacttaaaattaaaattgtactTCATATAAAATACTATCACTGATTTCATGCTTTAAAATT encodes:
- the LOC127689985 gene encoding olfactory receptor 1537-like; the protein is MEDMTAGNHCTVTVFFLAGLSEKPELQLPLFVLFTGIYLFTVGGILGMIIVIGLSSNLHTPMYFFLSSLSFIDFCQSTVVTPKLLVSFLTEKNLITYSECLTQLYFVIIFGTAESYTLAAMAYDRYVAILNPLLYNATMSYQIYCSLISGVYMFAVFCASVNIGFMFRIHFCKLDVINHYFCDFLPLLELACSNTYINEMLILFFGTLNVCAPFMIIITSYIFIIASILRIHSTEGRSKAFSTCSSHMSAVAIFYGSVAFMYLQPSSVSSMDQGKVSSVFYTIVVPMLNPLIYSLRNKDVSVALKKILERKEFM